A genome region from Pleurocapsa minor HA4230-MV1 includes the following:
- a CDS encoding acylphosphatase, which translates to MKKIKAIASGKVQGVSYRIYTRAQARQLGVSGYVRNLRNRDVEIVAVGEVDAVDALIEWARSGSPEAVVNNLEVELIDNGEEFKGFEIRY; encoded by the coding sequence ATGAAAAAAATTAAAGCGATCGCTTCAGGTAAAGTTCAAGGTGTAAGTTACAGAATATATACACGCGCTCAAGCCAGACAATTGGGTGTTAGTGGATATGTGCGGAATTTGAGGAATAGAGACGTGGAAATTGTGGCAGTTGGAGAAGTTGATGCTGTTGATGCTCTCATAGAATGGGCTAGGTCTGGTTCACCCGAAGCTGTAGTTAATAATCTGGAGGTAGAACTTATAGATAATGGTGAAGAATTCAAAGGCTTTGAAATTCGCTACTAG